From one Grus americana isolate bGruAme1 chromosome 32, bGruAme1.mat, whole genome shotgun sequence genomic stretch:
- the LOC129198420 gene encoding class I histocompatibility antigen, F10 alpha chain-like, whose translation MGPGRALWLGLLLGVLGGAASELHSLRYFDIAVSEPSPGVPQFVSVGYVDGTLIARYDSETGRAVPGADWMRDNLDQRYWDRETQSGQSNQQVNRVGLDTLRGRYNQSGGAHTLQRMYGCDLLEDGSTRGYLQDAYDGRDFIAFDMDTMTFTAADAAAQITKRKWEADGTEAERRKHYLQNTCVEWLRKYVSYGQAVLERKERPTVRVSGQETPGILTLHCRAYGFYPRPITVSWLKDGEVRDHETERGSIAPNSDGTYYTWASITARPEEKDKYRCRVEHTSLPEPGLFAWESESNLLAIVLGVIVAILVVIAIIAGVVILKQRSGKKGYGMASSTDRGAGSSAQVMNA comes from the exons atggggccgggccgggcgctgtggctggggctgctgctgggggtccTCGGCGGGGCGGCGAGCG AGCTCCATTCCCTGCGCTATTTCGATATCGCGGTGTCAGAGCCCAGCCCGGGGGTGCCCCAGTTCGTGTCCGTGGGGTACGTGGACGGGACCCTCATTGCACGCTACGACAGTGAGACGGGGAGGGCGGTGCCTGGGGCGGACTGGATGAGGGACAACCTGGATCAGCGGTACTGGGACAGGGAGACCCAGAGTGGACAGAGCAATCAGCAGGTTAACCGTGTGGGCCTGGACACACTGCGGGGCCGCTACAACCAGAGCGGGG GGGCTCACACGCTGCAGCGCATGTACGGCTGTGACCTCCTGGAGGATGGTAGCACCAGGGGGTATTTGCAGGACGCCTACGATGGGAGGGACTTCATCGCTTTTGACATGGACACGATGACGTTCACTGCGGCGGACGCAGCAGCGCAAATCACCAAGAGGAAGTGGGAGGCGGACGGGACTGAAGCTGAGCGACGGAAGCACTACCTGCAGAACACCTGCGTCGAGTGGCTGAGAAAATACGTGAGCTACGGGCAGGCCGTGCTGGAGAGGAAAG AGCGCCCCACGGTCCGAGTGTCGGGGCAGGAGACCCCCGGGATCCTGACCTTGCACTGCCGCGCTTACGGCTTCTACCCGCGGCCCATCACCGTCAGCTGGCTGAAGGACGGCGAGGTCAGGGACCACGAGACCGAGCGGGGCAGCATCGCGCCCAACAGCGACGGCACCTACTACACCTGGGCCTCCATCACGGCCCGCCCGGAGGAGAAGGACAAGTACCGGTGCCGTGTGGAGCACACCAGCCTGCCCGAGCCCGGGCTTTTTGCGTGGG AGTCGGAGTCCAACCTGTTGGCCATCGTGTTGGGCGTGATTGTTGCCATCCTGGTTGTCATCGCCATCATCGCTGGAGTCGTCATTTTGAAGCAGAGATCAG ggaagaagggcTACGGCATGGCGTCAA GCACGGACAGGGGCGCTGGCAGCTCGGCCCAAG TGATGAACGCCTAA
- the TAP2 gene encoding antigen peptide transporter 2, whose product MALLPATRLACLLLLIDLVVLAALARLAPALAHLGPVAAWLEAGLRLLAFTAAERLLAPGGPWGAAVVLSLTPATFLTLRTLLVPYGATPVLLAMAAPAWLALTHGATAAALLAWAVPSPSGDVGTKLPAAVGRLLALAWTEWPVLGGAFFFLALAALGETAGPYCTGQALDAIQRGDGPTAFTICLVLAADLGSSLFAGCRGGLFMLARARLKLSTCHQLFSRLVHQDLDFFQETPAAELSARLANDVPLLCGAVPSSTNVALRSLGITLGLGGFMVGLSPRLALLTLLEVPLIITARKVYDARYQVLQRATLDATANTAAVVQEAISSIETVRTFAGEEEEERRHSQAVAKMLALKDQMDVEKALFTLVQRALQLAMQMVVLYYGHQQLREGTITTGSLVTFLLYQAKIGHHVQALVFGHGDLLSKVAASHKVFEYLDQGPTGDTGGTWAPTTLQGHVSFQHVSFAYRARPEHLVLQDVSFELRPGEVTALAGLNGSGKSTCAALLERFYEPGAGEVLLDGVPLRDYEHRYLHHKVALVGQEPVLFSGTVWDNITFGLESCKEEEVRAAATAAGALDFILALDRGFNTDVGERGGQLSAGEKQRIAIARALVRRPTILILDEATSALDVEGKAVLQQWVQGGEARTVLLITHCPRMLELADRVVVLERGTVVEMGTPAELRSRHGLYSHLLQRSPGMGWPKTPGMGSGEQQTAPAPAAGQEERAAQVGTEICTK is encoded by the exons ATGGCGCTACTCCCTGCCACCCGCCTGgcctgcctcctgctcctgaTTGACCTGGTGGTGCTGGCGGCGCTGGCCCGGCTGGCCCCGGCACTGGCCCACTTGGGCCCAGTAGCCGCCTGGCTGGAAGCCGGACTGCGGCTGCTGGCGTTTACCGCAGCTGAACGGCTGCTGGCGccggggggtccctggggagctgctgtaGTGCTCAGCCTCACGCCCGCCACCTTCCTCACCCTCCGGACCCTCCTGGTGCCGTACGGTGCCACACCGGTGCTGCTGGCCATGGCTGCTCCGGCTTGGTTGGCATTGACCCACGGTGCGACTGCCGCGGCGCTGCTGGCTTGGGCCGTGCCGTCGCCCAGCGGGGATGTGGGCACCAAGTTGCCGGCGGCTGTGGGGCGGCTGCTGGCACTGGCGTGGACTGAGTGGCCCGTGCTTGGTGGCGCTTTCTTCTTCCTGGCGTTGGCCGCGCTGG GTGAGACCGCAGGGCCGTACTGCACCGGCCAAGCCCTGGACGCCATCCAGCGTGGGGACGGACCCACCGCCTTCACCATCTGCCTGGTCCTCGCCGCTGATTTGGGCAG CTCGCTGTTTGCCGGCTGCCGTGGGGGTCTCTTCATGCTGGCACGAGCCCGGCTCAAACTGAGCACCTGCCACCAGCTCTTCTCCCGCCTGGTGCACCAGGATCTGGACTTCTTCCAGGAGACACCAGCAG CCGAGCTGTCCGCCCGGTTGGCCAACGACGTGCCCTTGCTGTGCGGTGCGGTGCCGAGCAGCACCAACGTGGCGTTGCGGAGCTTGGGGATAACATTGGGGTTGGGTGGCTTCATGGTGGGGCTGTCGCCCCGCCTGGCGCTGCTGACGCTGCTGGAGGTGCCCCTCATCATCACCGCGCGCAAGGTCTATGACGCCCGGTACCAG GTGCTGCAGCGAGCCACGCTGGACGCCACAGCCAACACGGCAGCGGTGGTGCAGGAGGCCATCTCCTCCATTGAAACGGTGCGGACCtttgctggggaggaggaggaggagcgcCGCCACAGCCAGGCAGTGGCCAAGATGCTGGCACTGAAGGACCAGATGGACGTGGAGAAGGCACTCTTCACCCTCGTCCAGCGG gcGCTGCAGCTGGCCATGCAGATGGTGGTGCTCTACTACGGGCACCAGCAGCTCCGCGAGGGGACCATCACCACTGGCAGCCTCGTCACCTTCCTCCTCTACCAGGCTAAAATCGGCCACCACGTGCAG GCGCTGGTCTTTGGCCACGGCGACTTGCTCAGCAAAGTGGCAGCCAGCCACAAGGTCTTCGAGTACCTGGACCAGGGACCCACCGGGGACACCGGGGGCACGTGGGCACCCACCACGCTGCAGGGACACGTCTCCTTCCAGCACGTCTCCTTCGCCTATCGCGCGCGCCCTGAGCACCTCGTCCTGCAG GACGTCTCCTTCGAGCTGCGCCCTGGCGAGGTGACGGCACTGGCGGGACTCAACGGCAGCGGGAAAAGCACCTGCGCGGCGCTGCTGGAGCGATTCTACgagcccggggctggggaggtgctGCTGGACGGGGTGCCGCTGCGGGACTACGAGCACCGCTACCTGCACCACAAG GTGGCGTTGGTGGGGCAGGAGCCCGTGCTTTTTTCTGGCACCGTCTGGGACAACATCACGTTCGGGTTGGAGAgctgcaaggaggaggaggtgagggcagctgccactgctgccGGTGCCCTGGACTTCATCTTGGCGCTGGACCGGGGTTTTAACACCG AcgtgggggagagaggggggcAGCTCTCGGCGGGGGAGAAGCAGCGCATTGCCATTGCCCGGGCCCTGGTGCGGCGACCAACCATCCTCATCCTCGACGAAGCCACCAGCGCTTTGGATGTGGAGGGCAAGGCGGTG CTGCAGCAGTGGGTGCAGGGCGGGGAAGCCCGGACGGTGCTGCTCATCACCCACTGCCCGCGGATGCTGGAATTGGCCGACCGCGTCGTGGTGCTGGAACGTGGCACTGTGGTCGAGATGGGGACACCCGCCGAGCTGCGGAGCCGCCACGGGCTCTACAGCCACCTGCTGCAGCGTTCTCCTGGCATGGGGTGGCCAAAGACGCCAGGGATGGGCTCTGGGGAGCAGCAaacagctcctgctccagcagctgggcaaGAGGAGAGGGCTGCTCAGGTTGGGACAGAGATTTgtacaaaataa